A stretch of DNA from Acidobacteriota bacterium:
GGCGAGGGGGCCAGCGAGACGACCGCGTCGAGCAGCGCCTGGCTGCCGACGTTCTCGATCGCCGACGCGCACAGCATGGGGAAGATGCGGCGCGCGAGCACGCCGCGCTTGAGGCCGCCGGCGAGCTCTTCCTGCGTGAGCGTGCCGGCCTCGAAGAACTTCTCCATGAGGGTGTCGTCGGCCTCCGCGACCATCTCGATGAGCGCTTCGCGGGCGGCCTTCGCCTGGTCGGCCATGCCGGCCGGAATCTCGGATTCCTGCGGCTTGCCCCCCGAGAAGGTCACCGCCTTCATCGACAGCAGGTCGACAACCCCTCTGAAATCCTTCTCTTCGCCGATTGGGAGCTGCACGGGGACCACCGAGCGCCCGAATGCCTCGTGCATGCTGGCCAGCGCGCGGTCGAGGTTGGCGCGCTCGCGATCCAGCCGGTTCAGCACGACGATGCGCGGCACGTCGTATTCCTCGGCGACGGCCCAGGTCTTTTCGGTCGTGACCTGCGCGCCCGAGACGGCATCCACGACCACGAGCGCGCAGTCGCAGACGCGCAGCGCGGCGCGGGCTTCGCTGAGGAAGTTGGCCATGCCCGGCGTGTCCACGAAATTGATTTTGGTCTTCTGCCACTCGGCGAACGCGAGGCTGGCGGAGAGCGTGTGCTTGCGGGCGATTTCCTCGTCGTCGTAGTCGGTGACCGTCGTCCCGTCGTCCACTTTCCCGTGGCGCGTGACGGCGGCGGCGGTGAAGAGCAGGGTGGAAGCGAGCTGGGTCTTGCCGGCGCCGCTGTGTCCGACAAGGGCGACGTTGCGCAGGCTTCCCGCGTCGTAAACCTTCATAGGGGTACCCTCCGAGCTGACGCAGGCAGGGTGTCAGCTCTCAGCGATCGGCTGCCGGTTATCAGTTCATGTCGGTCCCGGAAATCAGGGGTGTCACGTCAGATCGTATGCGACCCCGGAGGGCGTACTCAAGCGCGCAGAGGGGTCCCCGGCGGCGGGTTTTCCGAAGCTCAGGTTTGGCTCCGACCGACCTTTGGCGGTACCCTGCTGTCGAGCCATGACAGCTCCGGCCCCCCTGACGCCTTCCGTCGTCGTCCTCGACGACGAGCCGATTGCGCGGGCGTTGCTGCGCCGGTTTCTGACGAAGTACGGCTATCGGCCGGTGGAAGCCGCGACGGCGGGCGAGGCGCTTGCCGCGCTGCGCCGGGGTCCGGTGGACGCCGTCATCCTGGACGTGCGCCTGCCGGAGACGCTCACGGGCCTTGACGTGTTGCGAATGCTGCGGCGTGAAGCGCCCCTGGCCACCGTGCCGGTCATCATCCTGACCGGAGCGGTCCTCAGCGACGAAGAAGAGCGCGAGGTGACCCGCGAACGCGGATTTCTGTTCGCGAAGCCCGAAAGCCTGGACGTCCTGATCAAGTTCCTGGACCAGCTCCTGGGACGGGACCAGCCGCAGTAGGCCGATCCCGGATGTCCACCACAGCATCCGCGGAACCCGCAGGAGGAGCCTTCAGGGCGGGCGGCTCCCGCGAGTTCCGTGGTGAGCCTACTCGTACCGCAGCGCTTCGATGGGATCGAGCCGCGAGGCGCGGAGCGCGGGATACATGCCGAAGAAGATCCCGACGATCGCGGAGAAGGCGAACCCGAGCGCGAAGGACCACCAGGGAAGGAACACGGGGAAGCCGGTGAAGTAGTGCACGGCGACGCCGATGGCGCTGCCCAGCAGGATCCCGATCAGGCCGCCCACGCAGGTCAGGAAGACGGCCTCGAACAGGAACTGCCAGAGGACCTCCTGCCGGCGCGCGCCGAGCGCCTTGCGCAGGCCGATCTCGCGCGTGCGCTCTGTCACCGAGATCGTCATGATGGCGGTGACGCCGATGCCCCCCACCATCAACGCGATTGAAGAGATCACC
This window harbors:
- a CDS encoding response regulator is translated as MTAPAPLTPSVVVLDDEPIARALLRRFLTKYGYRPVEAATAGEALAALRRGPVDAVILDVRLPETLTGLDVLRMLRREAPLATVPVIILTGAVLSDEEEREVTRERGFLFAKPESLDVLIKFLDQLLGRDQPQ